Proteins from a genomic interval of Lolium perenne isolate Kyuss_39 chromosome 1, Kyuss_2.0, whole genome shotgun sequence:
- the LOC127318914 gene encoding V-type proton ATPase subunit E — protein MNDADVGKQIQQMVRFIQQEAEEKASEISVAAEEEFNIEKLQLVESEKRKIRQDYERKQKQVDVRRKIEYSMELNAARIKVLQAQEDIVSEMRENTCKTLLRVTKDTNVYRKILKGLIVQSLLRLKEPSVVLRCREADRVHVEPVLEAAKKEYAEKNKVNLPKIIIDGRVYLPPQRINDAGHGPSCWGGVVLASQDGKIVCDNTLDARVDVSFRQKLPEIRKKLYGH, from the exons ATGAACGATGCCGACGTCGGGAAGCAGATCCAGCAGATGGTCCGGTTCATCCAGCAGGAGGCCGAGGAGAAAGCCAGCGAGATCTCGGTTGCCGCAGAGGAG GAGTTCAACATAGAGAAGCTGCAGCTGGTGGAGTCGGAGAAGAGGAAGATCAGGCAGGACTACGAGCGCAAGCAGAAGCAGGTGGACGTCCGCAGGAAGAT TGAGTACTCGATGGAGCTGAACGCGGCGCGCATCAAGGTGCTGCAGGCGCAGGAGGACATCGTGAGCGAGATGAGGGAGAACACGTGCAAGACGCTCCTTCGCGTCACCAAGGACACCAACGTCTACAGGAAGATCCTCAAGGGCCTCATCGTGCAG AGCCTGCTCCGGCTGAAGGAGCCGTCGGTGGTGCTGCGGTGCAGGGAGGCAGACCGCGTCCACGTGGAGCCGGTGCTGgaggcggccaagaaggagtacgccGAGAAGAACAAGGTGAACCTCCCCAAGATCATCATCGATGGCAGGGTCTACCTCCCGCCGCAGAGGATCAACGACGCCGGGCATGGACCCTCCTG CTGGGGAGGCGTCGTGCTCGCGTCGCAGGACGGCAAGATCGTCTGCGACAACACGCTGGACGCCAGGGTGGACGTCTCCTTCAGGCAAAAGCTTCCTGAG ATCAGGAAGAAGCTATACGGTCACTAG